One part of the Panthera leo isolate Ple1 chromosome D4, P.leo_Ple1_pat1.1, whole genome shotgun sequence genome encodes these proteins:
- the KLHL9 gene encoding kelch-like protein 9, with protein sequence MKVSLGNGEMGVSAHLQPCKAGTTRFFTSNTHSSVVLQGFDQLRIEGLLCDVTLVPGDGDEIFPVHRAMMASASDYFKAMFTGGMKEQDLMCIKLHGVNKVGLKKIIDFIYTAKLSLNMDNLQDTLEAASFLQILPVLDFCKVFLISGVSLDNCVEVGRIANTYNLIEVDKYVNNFILKNFPALLSTGEFLKLPFERLAFVLSSNSLKHCTELELFKAACRWLRLEDPRMDYAAKLMKNIRFPLMTPQDLINYVQTVDFMRTDNTCVNLLLEASNYQMMPYMQPVMQSDRTAIRSDSTHLVTLGGVLRQQLVVSKELRMYDERAQEWRSLAPMDAPRYQHGIAVIGNFLYVVGGQSNYDTKGKTAVDTVFRFDPRYNKWMQVASLNEKRTFFHLSALKGHLYAVGGRSAAGELATVECYNPRMNEWSYVAKMSEPHYGHAGTVYGGLMYISGGITHDTFQNELMCFDPDTDKWAQKAPMTTVRGLHCMCTVGDKLYVIGGNHFRGTSDYDDVLSCEYYSPTLDQWTPIAAMLRGQSDVGVAVFENKIYVVGGYSWNNRCMVEIVQKYDPEKDEWHKVFDLPESLGGIRACTLTVFPPEENPGSPSRESPLSAPSDHS encoded by the coding sequence ATGAAAGTGTCTCTTGGTAACGGCGAAATGGGCGTCTCCGCCCATTTGCAGCCTTGCAAGGCAGGAACCACACGTTTTTTTACCAGCAATACTCACAGTTCGGTGGTATTGCAAGGCTTTGATCAGCTTAGAATAGAAGGATTGCTTTGCGATGTGACACTGGTACCGGGTGATGGAGATGAAATCTTCCCCGTTCACAGAGCTATGATGGCGTCTGCTAGCGATTATTTCAAAGCTATGTTCACGGGtggaatgaaagaacaagatCTAATGTGCATTAAGCTTCATGGGGTGAACAAGGTTGGtctgaagaaaataattgattttatttatactgCAAAACTTTCTCTTAATATGGACAACCTTCAGGACACTCTTGAAGCTGCCAGCTTTTTACAAATCTTACCTGTTTTGGACTTCTGTAAAGTATTTCTTATTTCGGGAGTCTCTTTAGATAACTGCGTTGAAGTTGGACGAATTGCTAACACCTACAATCTCATAGAAGTGGATAAGTATGTCAATAATTTCATCCTGAAGAATTTTCCTGCATTATTGAGTACTGGAGAGTTTCTAAAACTCCCTTTTGAACGGCTTGCCTTTGTGCTTTCCAGTAATAGTCTTAAGCACTGTACTGAACTTGAGCTCTTCAAGGCTGCCTGTCGCTGGCTAAGGTTGGAAGATCCTCGGATGGATTATGCTGCAAAATTAATGAAGAATATTCGATTTCCGTTGATGACACCACAGGATCTCATCAATTACGTGCAGACAGTAGATTTCATGAGAACAGACAATACCTGTGTGAATTTGCTTTTAGAAGCTAGCAATTACCAAATGATGCCATACATGCAGCCAGTGATGCAGTCAGATAGAACTGCCATTCGATCTGACTCGACGCACTTGGTCACATTAGGAGGAGTTTTGAGGCAGCAGCTGGTTGTCAGTAAAGAACTGCGGATGTATGACGAAAGGGCACAAGAATGGAGATCTTTAGCCCCCATGGATGCTCCTCGTTACCAGCATGGTATTGCTGTCATTGGAAACTTTCTTTATGTAGTTGGTGGTCAAAGTAATTATGACACGAAAGGAAAGACTGCTGTCGATACAGTTTTCAGATTTGATCCTCGGTATAACAAATGGATGCAGGTTGCATCTTTAAACGAAAAGCGCACATTCTTCCACTTGAGTGCTCTCAAGGGACATTTATATGCTGTTGGTGGGCGCAGTGCAGCTGGTGAGCTGGCCACAGTAGAATGTTACAACCCAAGGATGAATGAGTGGAGCTATGTTGCAAAGATGAGTGAACCGCACTATGGCCATGCCGGAACAGTGTATGGAGGCTTAATGTATATTTCAGGAGGAATTACTCATGACACTTTCCAAAATGAGCTTATGTGTTTTGACCCAGATACAGACAAATGGGCACAGAAGGCTCCAATGACTACAGTCAGAGGTCTGCACTGCATGTGTACAGTTGGAGACAAGCTCTATGTCATTGGTGGCAATCACTTCAGAGGAACAAGCGATTATGATGATGTTCTAAGCTGTGAATACTATTCACCAACCCTGGACCAGTGGACTCCAATTGCTGCTATGTTAAGAGGTCAAAGTGATGTTGGAGTTGccgtctttgaaaataaaatctatgttgTAGGTGGATATTCTTGGAATAATCGTTGTATGGTAGAAATTGTCCAGAAATACGACCCAGAGAAGGATGAGTGGCATAAAGTTTTTGACCTTCCAGAGTCTCTTGGTGGCATTCGAGCTTGTACTCTCACAGTTTTTCCACCTGAGGAAAACCCTGGGTCACCTTCTAGAGAATCACCTCTTTCAGCACCTTCAGATCATTCTTAG